A stretch of the Candidatus Denitrolinea symbiosum genome encodes the following:
- a CDS encoding hydrolase — MLEIVSFTLGPAQTNAYLVADPDTRDAAVIDPAWDGRRILSAAQARGWRIAHLWYTHAHFDHIGGAAEIADALNPLPLVALHPSDHVLWRAGGGGAYFGFKIDPGPEPAIDFTHGQILRLGGSRFEVRYTPGHTPGHCVLYCADANVCFCGDLIFAGSVGRTDLPGGDWDTLEKSIREQIYTLPDETRLLSGHGEETTVGKEKRYNPFVSA; from the coding sequence ATGCTGGAAATTGTCTCTTTCACCCTCGGCCCCGCGCAGACCAACGCCTATCTGGTCGCCGATCCCGATACGCGGGACGCGGCCGTCATTGACCCCGCCTGGGACGGGAGGCGGATCCTGTCCGCGGCGCAGGCGCGCGGCTGGCGTATCGCCCATCTCTGGTACACGCACGCCCACTTCGACCACATCGGCGGCGCGGCCGAAATCGCCGACGCGCTCAATCCCCTGCCGCTCGTCGCCCTCCATCCCAGCGACCACGTGCTGTGGCGCGCGGGCGGAGGCGGCGCCTACTTCGGCTTTAAGATTGACCCAGGCCCCGAACCCGCGATTGACTTCACGCACGGTCAAATCCTACGTTTGGGCGGATCCCGTTTCGAGGTCCGCTACACCCCGGGACATACGCCCGGCCACTGCGTGTTGTACTGCGCTGACGCCAACGTTTGTTTCTGCGGAGACTTGATCTTCGCGGGTTCGGTCGGCCGCACCGACCTGCCCGGCGGCGATTGGGACACCCTCGAAAAAAGCATTCGCGAACAGATTTACACCCTCCCCGACGAGACGCGCCTGCTTTCGGGACATGGGGAGGAGACAACGGTGGGAAAAGAGAAACGCTACAACCCCTTTGTGAGCGCGTGA
- a CDS encoding RluA family pseudouridine synthase, which produces MHILHLDEQIIVLDKPAGLPVLPDGWDRAAPYLVKMLETEYGKIWIVHRLDKFTSGVIVFARTAEAHRSLSLQFEKHEVKKVYHALVKGNPKWDEHTARHPLRANVGHKHRTVVDNRAGKPSVTHFRVLERFDGFCLLEAVPETGRTHQVRVHAAELGHPLLGDSLYGASPPSGRGPRRALISRPALHARSLAFTHPAAGETVAFDAEYPEDFASAMKKL; this is translated from the coding sequence ATGCATATTTTGCATCTTGACGAACAGATCATCGTCCTCGATAAACCTGCGGGGCTGCCCGTCCTGCCCGATGGCTGGGACAGAGCCGCGCCTTATCTCGTGAAGATGCTGGAAACCGAATACGGGAAAATCTGGATCGTCCACCGCCTCGACAAATTCACCAGCGGGGTCATCGTCTTCGCGCGGACGGCGGAGGCGCATCGCTCGCTCAGTCTCCAATTCGAGAAACATGAAGTGAAGAAAGTCTATCACGCGCTCGTGAAGGGGAATCCCAAATGGGACGAGCACACCGCGCGTCACCCCCTGCGCGCAAACGTGGGACACAAACATCGCACCGTGGTGGACAACCGCGCGGGCAAACCGTCCGTGACACATTTCCGCGTCCTCGAGCGCTTCGACGGCTTCTGCCTGCTGGAGGCGGTCCCCGAAACGGGACGGACGCATCAGGTGCGCGTCCACGCCGCGGAGTTGGGACATCCGCTGCTGGGAGATTCGCTCTACGGCGCGTCCCCGCCCAGCGGACGCGGCCCGCGCCGCGCGCTCATCTCGCGTCCCGCGCTCCACGCGCGGTCGCTGGCGTTTACGCATCCCGCTGCTGGCGAGACTGTCGCCTTCGATGCAGAATATCCCGAAGACTTTGCTTCCGCGATGAAGAAACTCTAA
- a CDS encoding uracil phosphoribosyltransferase has protein sequence MTNVFESKHPLVAHKLSLLRDKHTDSKRFRELVREIAALLAYEATADLQTVPRELETPLAKMTGAQLKETIGLVPVLRAGLGMVEGFWELMPSAEVWHIGLYRDEKTLKPVQYYNKLPVEPTVSVCIILDPMLATGGSATAAAEVLKHWGVKKIKYVGLIAAPEGIKAMQTAHPNIDIHIAAIDERLNERAYIVPGLGDAGDRQFGTG, from the coding sequence ATGACAAACGTCTTTGAGTCCAAACACCCGCTGGTGGCCCACAAATTATCGCTCTTGCGCGACAAACACACCGACTCGAAGAGATTCCGAGAACTCGTCCGCGAGATCGCCGCGCTGCTGGCGTACGAAGCCACCGCGGACCTCCAAACGGTCCCGCGTGAACTCGAGACTCCGCTCGCCAAAATGACGGGCGCGCAGCTGAAAGAGACCATCGGCCTCGTCCCCGTCCTGCGCGCGGGACTGGGCATGGTCGAGGGCTTCTGGGAGTTGATGCCCAGCGCGGAAGTCTGGCACATCGGGCTGTACCGCGACGAGAAGACGCTCAAGCCCGTGCAGTATTACAACAAACTCCCCGTCGAGCCGACCGTCTCGGTCTGCATCATCCTGGACCCGATGCTGGCGACAGGCGGTTCGGCCACCGCCGCCGCCGAGGTGTTGAAGCATTGGGGCGTGAAAAAGATCAAATATGTAGGACTGATCGCCGCGCCCGAGGGGATCAAAGCCATGCAGACGGCGCATCCCAACATTGACATCCACATCGCCGCGATTGACGAACGCCTGAACGAGCGCGCCTACATCGTCCCTGGGCTGGGCGACGCGGGCGACCGTCAGTTTGGGACGGGGTGA
- a CDS encoding radical SAM protein, MoaA/NifB/PqqE/SkfB family, with protein MKLSGLHILLTWQCTYECAHCFVWGSPRQKGALTLEQVEEILKQARDAGVRSIYFEGGEPFLYYAILAKGARIASEMGFSVGIVSNAYWANSVADAMENLQPFAGRIDDLTVSGDEYHCGECFGDCPQNALVAAKWLGIPTGLISIAQPEGHAPETHGQLRDEGQVMYRGRAVQLVGRAALHPWETFAECPHEDLRDPGRVHVDPLGNLHLCQGLVIGNLFEKPLRQICAQYDGDSHPICGPLLSGGPAALVTEYGLDHAPRYADACHLCYEMRTALRARFPALLAPDQMYGVEP; from the coding sequence ATGAAACTTTCAGGTTTGCACATCCTTTTGACCTGGCAATGCACCTACGAGTGCGCCCATTGCTTTGTGTGGGGCAGCCCGCGGCAGAAAGGCGCGTTGACGCTGGAGCAGGTGGAGGAGATCCTCAAACAGGCCAGGGACGCGGGCGTCCGTTCCATTTACTTCGAGGGCGGCGAGCCGTTCCTGTATTACGCCATCCTGGCAAAGGGCGCGCGCATCGCCTCGGAGATGGGCTTTTCGGTGGGCATCGTCAGCAACGCGTATTGGGCCAACTCGGTGGCCGACGCCATGGAAAACCTCCAGCCCTTCGCGGGGCGCATTGACGACCTGACCGTGAGCGGCGACGAATATCACTGCGGCGAATGTTTCGGCGATTGCCCGCAAAACGCGCTGGTCGCGGCCAAGTGGCTGGGCATCCCAACGGGACTGATTTCCATCGCGCAGCCCGAAGGTCACGCGCCCGAAACGCACGGCCAGCTTCGGGACGAGGGACAGGTCATGTACCGCGGCCGCGCCGTCCAACTTGTCGGGCGCGCCGCGCTGCATCCGTGGGAGACGTTCGCCGAATGTCCGCACGAAGACCTGCGCGACCCTGGCCGCGTCCACGTGGACCCGCTCGGCAACCTCCACCTCTGCCAGGGCCTCGTCATCGGCAACCTGTTCGAAAAACCGCTGCGCCAGATCTGCGCCCAATACGACGGCGACTCGCATCCGATCTGCGGACCGCTCCTCTCAGGCGGGCCAGCCGCGCTCGTCACGGAATACGGCCTCGACCACGCGCCGCGCTACGCCGACGCCTGTCACCTGTGCTACGAAATGCGGACGGCGCTACGCGCCCGCTTCCCCGCGCTGCTCGCGCCCGATCAAATGTACGGGGTGGAACCGTAA